CGACGCGGTGGAGCTGGTAGAGATCGACGTGATCGACGCCGAGCCGCTTCAGGCTTCCGTCGCAGGCCGCGCGAATGTAGTCGGGACGACCGTTGATGCCGCGCACGGTGCGATTGGCCGTGTCGCGTACGATGCCGCACTTGGTCGCGAGCACGACCGCGCGGCGGCGGCCGCGGATCGCGCGTCCGACGAGCTCCTCGTTCGTGAAAGGCCCGTACATGTCGGCGGTGTCGAGGAAGTCGACACCGATCTCGATGGCACGATGGATCGTCGCGATCGATTCGGCATCGTCGGTGATTCCGTAGAACTCCGACATGCCCATGCAGCCGAGGCCCATCGCGGAAACCTCGAGGCCGTTCCTGCCGAGCTTGCGTCTCTCCATCACTTCCTCCTTTTTCGATTCAGCCGCCGCTGAGCGCTCCTACGATCTGCACGACCGATGCCGCGCGCAGAGCCGTCGCAACGTCGCGGGCGGCCTCGCCGTCGACGAAGATGCGCACGTGGGGCCGCACTCTTTCCTGCTCGTCGATCACCCGGAAGCGGATGCCCGGATGAAGGCGGTCGAGGTCGTCGAGAAGCTCGGCGAGCGTCGAGCCCGATGCGTCGACGACGGCGGCGCCTGCCGTATACGAGCGAAGCATCGTCGGGACCATCACGCGCATCACGCTGGTCGCGCGGGAACGACGGAATAAATCTCGGGCAGGTGCGAAGCGATGGTGCGCCACGATTCGCCGCCGTCCCTGCTCGCCCACAGCTCGCCGCCGGTGGTGCCGAGGTAAAGACCCGGCGGGTCGAGCGCGTCGATCGCGAACGCCTGGCGCTTTACGGTGAACCAGGCCTGTTCGGCCGGAAATCCGTGGTCGAGCCTTTGCCACGAAACGCCTGCATCCTGGGTGCGGTAGACGGCAGGCCGGCCGCCGGGGCTGGTGCGCGGCCACACGTCGCTGCCGTCCATCGGGAACACCCACGCCGTATCGGCGTCTCGCGGATGCGCGACGATCGAGAAACCGATGTCGCCGACATCGGCAGGCATGTTGCGTCCGATGCGCTCCCAGGTGCGCGAAGGACGGTCGATGCGATAGATGCCGCAGTGGTTCTGCTGCCAGATGCGGTCGGGCCGCGTCGGCGCCAGTGCGAGGTAATGGGCATCCTGGCCGTACTCGGGGTACGGATCCGGCATGAAGTTCGCTTCGACGCCGCCGTTCAGGGGGGACCACGTCGCGGCGTAATCGAGGCTCTCGAAGACGCCCCCGCTGGAGGTCGCGACGTACATGTGTCGCGCCTCGCGCGGATCGATGACGATCTGGTTCAGCAGGGGGCCGTCGGGGGTGCCGGAATCTGCCGGCACCCATTTCGGGTACATCGGGTTGTCGTTCCAGCCCGCGACGCTCGTCCACGTGACGCCGTCGTCTTCACTGCGGAACAGGCCTGGCGGCGAAGATCCCGCCCACCAGACGCCGGGCTCCGATGTTGCGCCGGGCTCGATCCAGAACGTGTGGCTCACTGCGCGAGCCGAAGCGGAGTCCTGCGCCTTCGGGAACGCCGGAGGACGAGCTGCTTCCTTCCACGTACGGCCAAGATCCGTCGAACGGAAAATCGTTGGACCGAGATGCCCGGTCTTCGCAGCCATCAGCAGCGTGCGCCGACTGCGCGGGTCGAGCACGAGATGATTGACGACCTGTCCGAGGAAATGCGGACCGCTGACGCGCCAGCGCTGGCGCTCGTCGTCCCCGTGATAAATCCACGCGCCCTTGCGAGTGCCGACGAGAAGAATCACGTGCGCAAAATACGACGAAGCGGCCGGCGACGCTACGTCGCCGGCCGCTCCGGATGAAGGTGGCCTGGGTTCGCCCCGCCTACGGCACCGCAGGAATCGGCAGCACCGAGCAGATGCACGCGTTGCCCGAAGCTTCGCACAGGGAGCCGAGAGAACAGGTGCCCGCGCAGCCCGGTGCCGTCGCCTGAGAGCAGGTCGGCAAACCGAGGGACTGGCACGCGCAGCTGCTGCCCGACGCGACGCAGACCGATCCGACGTCGCAGGTTCCGCCGCACACCGGCGCGATGGCGGATCCGCAGGTCGGAGCCCCCGGGGAGCCGCACTCGCAGGTGCTGCCGACGTTCGTGCAGACCTCGCCGGTCGGGCACAGTCCTCCGCAAATCGGCGCGGAAGCCTCCGAGCACTGCGGAACGCCGGTGCAGGCGCAGACTCCGCTCGAGTTGGCACACGCCTCGCCGAGCGGGCACTGGCCGCCGCAGACCGGCGCAGCCGAATCGGCGCAGTTCTGCAGCAGCGGCATCGTCGTCGTCGTCGTCACGCCGGAGTTGTTGCAGTTCGCACCATCCGGGAACTGGTAGGCGATGCTCTCGTTGCTCTGGCAGCGGATGTCCGACGTGAAGTCGAGCACGATCTTGCCGGGACCGGGAAGTCCGGCCGCGAGGTTCACCGCCGGATTCGATGTCGGCGCGATGCAGAAGATCGCCGAGCTCGTGGGCGTCAGAGCATCGGCCTGGCCGTCGGCGAGGATCGGATTGGGGAAACAACGCCTCGTGTCCAGGATCGAGCAGGTGCCGGCGCTGTTGGCCGAACAGTCGCTGGCTTGCGTGCACGGAATGTACCCGCGTCCGTCCGGATGCGTCTTGCCGTCGCAGTACATGTCGACAGGTCCGGTGTGGCAGCGCCCCACGGGCTCTCCGTTCGTGGCCGCATCGCAGAGGAAGCCGTCGCACTCGTTTTCGTCGACACCGGCGCCGCCGCCGGCCGTGCAGGTGCCGGCGCCGGTTGCCGCGCAGTCGGCGTCCGAGAAGCATCCCTGGTTGCCGTTGCCGCTGCAGACGCGGCACGGGCAGTTCGCGCCGCCGGGCGTATCGCAGGGAAGCTGCGCGGTGACGCTCTGCGCGCCGGTGGACGACTTGAGGTCGATCAGCAGTCCCGCACCGCTGATGTTCGAAGTCGACGACGGCAGGCAGTCCCAGCTCGTCGGACCGAACGTCGCATGCACGCCGTTCACATCGCAGGCTCCGCCGCCAAGGCCGCTGCAGGTGCCACCTCGGATGCCGTCGTTCGGCACCGGGTCGCCATTGCACGTCGGGCACGGCGCGGTCGTGCTCGAGCCGAGGTAGACGATCGAAGCCAGGCTGAGGTGGTCGTGCCACTCGCCGGTTCTCAGGTTCATCGTGCCCGAGTAGTTGGAGCGAATGCGATTGACGACGCAGGCAGGCGTACCGCCGGAAGACAGCGCCAGCGGGGCGCCGAAGTAGCAGCGGCAAGTCGGGTCGGACGTCCCGCAGTGCGCGGGATCCGATCCGTCGATGACCGAGCACGTCTTGGTCGAATCCGACGTGCAGCGGCAGTTCGATGCCGGGCTTGCGGTGTTCGTGTTCAGCGTGATCGCGCAGTTCTGGCACTGGTCGTCGCAGGTCACGTTGATCGTGTCGTTGCTGAAGTCCGGGATGTCGACGTCGTCGGCCTGGCCCGACCAGCCGGTGCTGAGCGAAGTCTTCGAACCCGCCACGGTGCCGTACTTCGCATGGATCAGGCGGTGGATCGTCGCCGGCGCGCAACCGCCGGTGCCGGGCGCGTGGCAGCTGCACTCCGAGCCGTTGCTCATGCACTGGGTGCCGTTCGGGCAGGCGCCGTCACACTGCGGGAACGTCGAGCCGCAGGAATTGCCGGGCAGCGTCGTCGTCGGGCTGACGGTCGTGGTCGTGGTTACCGGCAGCGTCGTCGTCGTGTTGGCCGAGCCGTCCATCACGTACGAATCGCGCGACAGCGCCGAGCCGTGCTGGTCGGCGCTCAGCTTCGAGCAGGCGAGCAGGCTGGCTTCGTCATTGCCGCAGGCGTGCAGCTTGGAGAGGACTTCGGAAGAGAAGTTGCAGGCCGCGCCGACCTTGGCGAGGAACTTCTGGTCGGCCTTGGCGATGCGGCCGCGCGGATCGGAGCTGTTGCAGTCATACGCGGGCGAGGTGTCGGTCTGGTCCCTGGTGTTCTGGCAGCGGCGCAACTCCTGCAGTCGCGTACGCACGATGTTGGACGTGCCCTTGCCGATCTTGCCCTGGCACTTGAGCAGCGGGGCCAGCAGCCGCTCGGTCGGCTGTCCTTCGGCGTCGCTGGCGACCTTGCCGCCGTGGACCTCGGCCAGGGAGAGGATGCACTGGGCGACTTCGTCGAAGTTGTCGATGCCGTGGGTGGCGCCGCCATCGTCGGCAGTGGCGGCCGGCGGCGGGCAGGCGCTGTACTCGGACAGGAGGTCCTTCGAGAAAGTGCAGGCCGTCGTGATCGCGTTGGTCACATCGCTGCGAAGAGTCGCGAGCGTGTCGCTCGAGTCGGCGACGGCCACGGAGTTGCAGTCATCGCCGATCGGCCTCTCGCCGAGGCTCTGGCGTACGTGGCACGCGATGATGACCTTGCTCACTGCCGCCTCGTAGCTCGATGCGGCGCGGGCCACCGCGTCACGGCACCCGACCTCTGCCGAGTTGAGAGCAACGGCCGGCACCGGGACGGCAGCCAGCGCGCAGATCGTCGCAAGAAGGAAAAGTCGCTGCTGAATGCGCATCGGAAGGTCCTCCCGCTCGAAATCGTCGGCGCCGCTCGGTCCACGTGGGCCTCGGCGCGCCCCGAGTTCCGGCCGGGCACGTTGGCCAGACCAAGCCTCGAGCCGACCACTCCCGGATATGCTACTTACATAACCCTAAACAAGGGGTTTTGGAGGAAAATTTCCGGGGAACGCGAAACTGCGAGATTCCGGATTCGTGACGGATCGCACCGTCAGGTCCCCTTCCGGGGGTGCAGCCCTGACGGCGCGGGATTTGCCCAGACCGTTGCCGGCGCGGCATTGCTCACGGGGGCGTTGTCGGCAGCACCGAGCACTGGCAGGCATTGCCGTTCGCCTCGCACAGCGAACCCGCCGAACACGTTCCGGCGCAGCCGGGGGCGCTCGCCGAGGAGCACGTGGGCAGCCCGTCGGACACGCATCCGCAGGTGCTGCCGGAAGCGATGCACGTGAAGCCGACATCGCAAGTGCCACCGCAAGCCGGCGCGACCGCCGCTGAGCACGCGGGAACTCCTGCGGAGCCGCACTGGCAGGTACTGCCGATGTTCGTGCAGTTCTCACCGGTCGGGCAGAGCCCCCCGCAGATCGGCGCCGATGCCTCCGAGCACTGCGGCACGCCAGTGCAGACGCAGGTTCCCGACGAGTTGGCGCACGCTTCACCGACGGGGCAGGTGCCGCCGCAAGTCGGCGCGGCGGTATCTTCACACGGAACGATCGGCAGAGTCGTCGTCGTCGTGACACCCGAGTTCGCGCAGTTCGCGCCGTCGGGGAACTGGTAGGTGACGCTGTTGTTGCTCTGGCAGCGAATGTCGGAGGTATAGCTGAGCGTCAGATCGCCGGGCCCGGGCAGTCCCGACGCGATGTTGATCGCAGCGTTCGCGACCGGCGCGATGCAGAAGATCGACGAGCTCGTCGGATTGTACGTGTCGGAGACTCCCGTCTCGAGGATCGGATCCGGGAAGCAGCGTCTCAGGTCGATGACCGTGCAGTTGCCGGCGCCGCTCGTCGTCGCGCAGTCGGTGT
This region of Candidatus Binatia bacterium genomic DNA includes:
- a CDS encoding glycosyl hydrolase codes for the protein MILLVGTRKGAWIYHGDDERQRWRVSGPHFLGQVVNHLVLDPRSRRTLLMAAKTGHLGPTIFRSTDLGRTWKEAARPPAFPKAQDSASARAVSHTFWIEPGATSEPGVWWAGSSPPGLFRSEDDGVTWTSVAGWNDNPMYPKWVPADSGTPDGPLLNQIVIDPREARHMYVATSSGGVFESLDYAATWSPLNGGVEANFMPDPYPEYGQDAHYLALAPTRPDRIWQQNHCGIYRIDRPSRTWERIGRNMPADVGDIGFSIVAHPRDADTAWVFPMDGSDVWPRTSPGGRPAVYRTQDAGVSWQRLDHGFPAEQAWFTVKRQAFAIDALDPPGLYLGTTGGELWASRDGGESWRTIASHLPEIYSVVPARPA
- a CDS encoding MoaD/ThiS family protein, coding for MRVMVPTMLRSYTAGAAVVDASGSTLAELLDDLDRLHPGIRFRVIDEQERVRPHVRIFVDGEAARDVATALRAASVVQIVGALSGG